The DNA sequence ATTAATGGACTCTGATCAAACGTGTGCACCTTAAGCATTTACTCTCTTTGTTTGAACACTGTATGCGTGTTTAGTGTGTAATCAGGGATTTTTCTGTCAGAGTAGCATTTATTTCCACTACACAGCTGTCGAAACAGTTTTTCACACTGTTGATGGACAATATGGTGTACTCTTGTGCCTTATCTTCTGTCATTTCCCGGTTGTATGCAACACACGTGGTACTAACatgacatttttgtaaatattgcttttttcttttacacaaaaaattcgacaaaatattttatataccacagtgctttgtttttgtagtttccaGATAGATTATATCTGTTTATAAGAGTCAGAATTATAAGGTTGTTATGTTTGAATGTAAACCAGAGATTTATAGTAACTTGGATGTAAATAAATTAGCTTTAGGGGATTGTGATGCAGCCAATTTTGTATTTACTCATATGCTTTAAAGTTGCAAAATCTCAGTCTTGCCGTGTCTAACGCTGTCATTTGTAATCGCTTGGTTTGATAAATTGTGCGTATGAAACACAGGGGTGAAACAATGCCGTTCTAACTTTGCTGTAGAGCAAATTTTGAAAAGCATTTTAGTATTTGAGGTCTTTATGTGTGTATGATTGGTAAATTGCCAAGTAGAACATTTTTCAGAACTGGACCCCAGTAAACAGCAGAAATCAAGTAaggcttctttaaaaaaatacagatttatgcTTGGAGTTGAAACAACTACTGCCATGTAGCACTAATGGTgaccttgtgtttgtgtgggtatTTAAAGACACTggcagttgtttttgtttttttgcctttatgttGTATACAGGCAAATGTAtaatttggacattttacaGCTAATAAAGAGACACATTTGgaaattgtcattttgtttcttgtgtgtatgtgtgtgctgcagCATTTTCTGTTGTAACAGACTGACACTAATGTGGTGAAATGCCGACCACTCcctgtttacatatttgttcCTGCTCAGACAGGAACAATACCAGACCTTCCCTGCTGCACCTTATTTAGGCTCCGATTTCACAGCAGGTAATCATTGCTGTATGAAGACACTGATAAGCAGCTCCTTCACAGACAAAATGCccagtttttttattattaatgtgTAACTGCAATGTGGTCGATTTTCCTCATACACAAAGCTTCCACCTgtatagtaaaaaaaagaaagaaaaaaaaagatatcttCAGTCTTAGGCATCCTGCTTCTGTTGACTGTTGCAGAGTGAACAACTTTTCTGGATTCAAGTTTGACTTTCACATGCATTTTCCCACCATCTGTGTGTTGTCAAatgaaaaaatgcttaaaaagcACATTCCTTATTTAATCTTATCTACTATTGCTCTGCCCCCTGCTGGGGACTGAGAAAAAATCTAATGTGATACAAATgcatgaatgtaaaaaaaaaacaacttattttcctgaaatattacagataatctctcacaaaatattttacacaacagtaataaattcaaaaatatttaaaatcagtCTATGGTGAGGGTAAACACAAATTGGACACTCTGATTTCAATAAACACATTGTatagaaaaggaaaacataTTTAGCTATGTGACccagataaatataaaaaaattcaaagtatcTTCATATTGGTGTTAATTTTTGGAGACCATATCGAGAGGAGTGTCGCTCAAATGTCCTCGGTGACCAGGCAGTAGAAGTCTGAGCGCGCTCCGTAGTTGCGTGATCCCAAGTCGGACACGTCGATGTCGGAGGGTTTTGGTTCGGCAGCTGTGATGGGAGCAGCGGGGAGGACTGGAGCTGTACAGGCCAGAGCTTTGTACACTGGGAGGCGAAGTCCTgcaaagacagagaaaatgtgaaaaacggAAAAAATGTTTATTGCTTTTTACTCTTCTGCTGTGGCACCGATTAAGTTGTTGACAAGTGTCATGTCCTCTAAACAGCAAATTCAGTTTTGGTTCAGGTTATGCTGGAGGGAGAATGGACTGATTCAGTTACTTATATCAATCATGAATCCTTAGtaataaaaagtacaaaatgaaaagatatTATGCAAATCTTAGACCATTGAAGGTACATACAGCTATAATGAATGACAACTTCTGAATGAAAACTGGCTGTTCCAAAAAGCTACACATCTCGAAGGCAAAGTGTGTGCAACAGAACATGAACCTAAATACAAAAAGGTGACAACAGGAATATAGGAAGCTGATGTTGGCTCAGTTGGCACATGAAACAATACATATTTGGACACTCTAATTTTATCTTTGACcctagtttatttttttgagctttttcctCTGCTACATTTTCCATTTATACTTTCATTTAAATAAGTCTCTTGTATGCATTTTGTCTGGATTGACTAAAATGAGCTGTTATGTTCCTATAACTGTAATCTAGTACTACACAGACAAGTTGAcagaaattgttttatttttattaaaggtgaatttaaaacatatttagtcCATTAGGAACAAACACAGGCTACAAACTAATGTAGGCTGCTAATCTACAAACATTTTTTCCTAATGTTGTAAAGAAATATTTGAGACAGAAACTGAAGTTTAACAATTTTTTAACATCaattatacactaccagtcaaaaattggGACGCACCTTCTCAttagattaatattgaagacatcataaaaagcattgaatgagaaggtgtgtccaaacttttgactggtagtgtatattaaaaACAGGTTTGGTTCACTAAAGAGAAGCTGTCTGTGGAAGATTTCAGCTGGATTTTCCtgtaaaatacttttctttttacaaagaAGTAACAAGACACccttatttctgtgtgtgtgtgtgtgtgtgtgtgtgtgtgtgtgtgtgtgtgtgtgtgtgtgtgtgtgtgtgtgtgtgtgtgtgtgtgtgtgtgtgtgtgtgtgtgtgtgtgtgtgtgtgtgtgtttttatttcggGAAATATGCATCTCACCTTCCTTGCCGATAATAAGATGAAACGATCGAGTTCACCCTCATATCTGTCCATTAAATATGAAACCCCAGCCAGCAGCTGGTTAACTTAACTGGAACAGGATGAAAAACTAGCTGAGCTCTGTCCAAAGATGATAATATCTGCCTACCAGCACCTCTGAAGCTCACCACCACCAAATCTTAAAAATGACTGGTTGTGATTTAATGTGAATGTGCACGTTCTACTGTCTACATGTCTCAGAAATGGCTGTGATGCAGCCGCAGACCatctgtagtctgtttctgagcTGTTAAAGAGTAGACTGGAGCTGCTGGTAGGCAGACTTTGGACAGAGACAGCCGAGTTGTTTCTCTTTGCTAAACAAAGAGTCTCTTCATTTCCTGGCTGCAGCCCTGTGAGAGTGGGATCAATATAAGCCCATTACTATTTAATACACTGTATGcttgaagtgtaaaaaaatagtAACTTTCTTaggaaaaatacaaatttgactttttatgGTTATATTTTTTGActaatgttcatatttttagaACATATTTTCTTCTTATGTTCatcttatatttttttgtactgCTTACATTTCTAGGACTTTGAATGGGAGCAACTGTAacaagtatttctgattcagaaTATTCTCCTGTACATCTATacaagaaaacagacaagagcAAAATCCAAAATCTCACACTGCAAGTGAAACATGAAATCGTTTGCCACTCATGTCTGTTTATTATCTTTTGGCGCAAAAAGGTTATAAAGCCGATAAATAAATGTGTCATGTGAACAAATGTGTTACGTGAAGTCCTAGTTACAGTTAAAGATTACCAGATGTTGAATGAGTGTTACCGTAATCCAACCCCAGATTATTACatgaaaatcaataaatgtttcatcagcatttttaaattcaaacaaaCTGGACAAAGTCCAGCAGCTTTAATGCACTGTTATAAAAGAGTCTATCAGGTTGAGACTTGCATAGATGCTGTCATGTTTTATGTCCTAATTCTCATGTGACAAACACGTCTATCACAGCGTTGACACAGACTTCCATCTGTAGATCAGAATCAGTATATACAGGTACTAAACATGAGTATTTTCTATAGATACTTAATGTCCAGATATTTAAACAACTGTCATACAAGGTGCTGCAACTTCAACATGTATGTCTGTAATTTGTGTGTGTAAACAAGTGAATAGCAGTTTCATGCAAACGTGCCTGCAGTTATGTAAAGAGTTCACCTTTACAAACAGTGCACAGTGAGCTCATAAACAGAGCTGCTCTTACCCAGGTCTCCAGCAGGGTCAGCGTCTGAGCGGCAGTCCAGGTAGTCGGGGTCCAGGGTCAGCATGGGGTCTTTGTCATCCTGCAGCACAGTCTGAGGGTCGCCTGCAGACTCATTGTGGAAGACGACTCTCCGAGGCATCGCTAAAGCTAACTCCTTCCAGAAGGCTGAGGATGGAGTCTgtggacaccaaacacacagaacaacacatTACGACAGAGTCACAGTGAACAGAACTGTCTGAAGCTTTACTTGCATTTACGTGTTCCAAAGGTATTTGGAATGATTCATTAATTCGCACACTTTGTGTTGTAGCTCAAGCTTTAAATGAATACAGCCGCCAgttttgtctttcattttatGCTCAATAGTCTGTAAACACAAAGTTACAACATAAAGAAATGCAAGGCACACttatttgaaaaattaaaatccCTCATTCCAATCTCTTCATGTTGCTAATTTTAATTtacatgacaattttattaCATTAGAAGAATACATTTCCACTATGACAATTAGTCAGTCATAGTTTGTGGTTGCTggtttaaacctctgaaccacAAGCAGTTTTATGGCCCTTTCACAGCTTTAGtcaccgtgggctcattttttactgcaagaGAGAACTCAAAACTGTCTTCTGCACAGTATAACAACactataatgccataaatcactgattatttatttcacaaaaactggaaaaaaccCAAGATCAACACATTCAGCATTTTCCCAAGTGACCACTGGTGCTTCCAGtactggaaaacaaaaatagtgactctacatacaatagatattttactgttttactgacatttttaatttgtttccaatCTTGTCTCATACctgctcagtgtaaacacagcctgcagttcagcccggTTCAAcagaaaagtccctgaatttttgtcatgtgactgttggttgtagAGCTTCCCTCCTGAGTGCAACTTTACTGCTGCACTCAGGAGGGaagatttttcagatttttttactcagcaagtcagatttttttttctccaaacagcTCAAATATAGTTtccacagataaaaaaaatcaacattagtTTTAGCAGTGTTATAATTTTGACCTGAAACACCTAAATCCTCAAGTCAACTTTTGGACAGGGTTAGGGTTTTATTGACAGATTTACGACTGTACTGTTTTTGTTGGAGCTCGTCTCTCTGCTTTTAAGTGGGTGATGCGAAGACTGAGAAAAGCAAAGTCACACACTTGAATGGACCAATCATAATTTAGCAACGTTTAAATAAAGTCATGACAGTCAGTCAAATCAGACGAAGCCACACCCACACTTCGTTGCACTCCTGGTAAGTGGTCACTGAGTTTACGTATTTGTGTATtcacaatatttatattttctgtgtgagtcgactgaaataaaacagaaactttaAGTTGTTTAAGACCATTTGGAAATAAAATCATGGATCGTACCACAGAGTTGTGCCTCCAGGTGAGTATAGTGAGGCAGTGCTGGTgctcactgagctgctgcttgATCTCAGGCCTCATGCGTTTGGACTGACCCTCCAGCATGATGAGGATGGGCTGCTGACACAACTCCAACAAGTGCAGGAGGCCCTGTCTGGAAACACGAACAATTACAGTACATCAGTACAGACACAGTGGAATATGGCTGCAACACTGACCTCAAGTGGTGAGCTGTAAAACAATCATTCTACTCAGTTTGACATTGCATCTCAAGTCAAGTTGGAACTGTGTTGTGTCCATAAATTCAGTTGTGAGTCTTACCTGAAGTTACCGGAGCACCAGTCCTGTTCAAGGTACGCATGAGAGAGCAGCACGATGAGACGGCGGGAGCGACTCATGTTCATTAGGAGCTCTGCAGACGGTTCTGCAGACACATATTATTGTAGGTACATTGTGAAAAAGAAGGCAGATTTGCATTTCAGTGGGCTAAAACAGAACAACACGTGGGTGAGTGTGACAACAGAGTCTAAAAAATCCTGCATTACAAaggttaaaagcaaaaaaacataaattaatgaaatgacACATTCATTGGATAGCAGAAACAACAGTTAGAAATACAACAggcaaaaagctgcaaaacatgaatgcgattttaaaaaacagtactTATGAAAATACGTCTGCCTAAAATAGCACATTGGTCTGTAGAATCTGATCTCACCTGTGCCAGGCAGAATATCGTTGGCATTGAGGTGCACCTTGTagccatttttattttccaggtGAGGTTTGAGAATAAAGTTAACAAACTTCCTGTCATAGTCGTTGTTCACATAAGAGATATAGGCGTCATATAATTTCCCATCTGAGgatgaagagacacaaacataCCGGTGATGTTCATACCACTATGGTCTTGTAATGTGTACTGCAGCCTCATGTCAGCTCAGCACAAGTCTCACCATTGAGTTCATAGTCTCCGTATTTGTTCCTGTACCACAGTTTGATGCTGAGGTGACATCTGGCGTACACGACAGCCGCTACACCCAAGAAGAGAAGCAGGATGGCGGCTGCTATAACAGGGACTGTGTGGTTGGGGCtgtctgaacacacaaacagaaaaaactgataaaaatgagCATAAAGTAATAAAAGAAGACTTCTGCTCAAAACTTTAAATTGAAAATTGTAACTATTAGGGATCCTACAAGTCTGTGTTGCAGTTAGTATGTCTGTGATATTATGACAGAACATTGCAGACCCCCATGTGTCCCAACTCGTCTTACCTGAATTCTGCAGGCTGAAGTCAGTAGAAATGTTCCTCACTGAGCAGCTATAGACCCCAAAATCCTCCAGATCTCTGACGGTGATCACTAGCAGACTATTTACCATCAGCTGATCGGCACCAGGGGACCTTCAAAAATAGGACAGAGAACCTGATCTTACCTTTCcctcacaaacactgaaaataatacATAGACTATTATTTTAAAGCTTGACGACGCTACCATGACGATGTGTTCAGTGAGTAATGAGTGTGGTTGGTGAGGGGCTGGCTGTCTTTACTCCACTGCAGCGTGGTGTCACACTGATCCTCAGACTGGTCCCAGAAGAGGAGAGCGGTGCAGTTCAGCTTCACAGTGGATCCCACATTCCTCCAGAGTTTGGTCCGGCTCCCGCTCGGTTTAAACTCTGGAGCTTTGGAGCACTGAGACTCTGTAAAGACACACCACTGTTATCTGTGCCCCAGACAACAGAGGCCTTCATGTGCCTCTGCCAGCTAGCGGCTGACATTGCTACCAGGAGGCATGCTGAAACTAAATGCCTCCTCGCAGGTGTATCTGTTCAACGAGCCCCTTCAACGCCCCACACAGGCTCTGAGTTTTCTGCAGGGCAAAATCATAGCTTACCGCGAGAGACACACAATTACAGTATCAGGTTTGGGATGACTCCATTACACTTACACATAGGAATCATATTTACCCTTCACAGTGAGGCGCACAGTGTATGAGGCTGTGCTGTTGCCCTGTTGAGCACAGGTGTAATTTCCTTGGTCCTCCAAGTTGAAGCCAGCAAACTCCAGGTAGGTCTTTCCCTCCTGGTTGCGGAGCTGCTCACAGTTTTTCAGCCAGGTCATCTGGATTTGGGGCGAGTTCTGGGACTGAACAGGCTCCAGGGGACACTGCAGTCGATAAGGAGGCTCCTGCCGCcccacaaactgcagcagctccttGAACCTGCTCTCATCCACACAAGGCTGACCTGCAAATAGAGAGTTTGGTAACCTTAACAACAATCCAGCGTTTTACTTCCCAGTCAGGGCATCTGTTGGTACTGATCCCAAACCAGGGCTCTCTTTTCACttatttaaaatctgtttaCCTCGCTACAAGAAAATCAGTGGATTCATTTCAATAAAAGGTAACATGAGACCAAATGTTGTTGTGGcactaaaatctgaattttgctATTGGTTCCCAGCGGTCATGTGACACCCACACCGGCTCCCACCTGTGTTTCAGTGAAACTGAGTGAAGAGAGCAGGAAAACTGACTGAAATACATCTGgaacaaggaaataaacactGATCAGCTACTTCTTTCTCATTTTACAGCCTGAGTTAAAGAGGACCTTACAAACACTGAGGTTAGAGGTCCGAAAGAGAGAATACCAGCTTCCTGATTGTGACCTTAACTGACATGTCCAGCAGCCTGTTCTAGTCTTTTGCGTCAATTAAACAAAGCTACATTTTAAAGAGGTCTTCTGTTGTCACTGGTTAAAGGATTGTCTGTTTACTGTCAAACTATCTGATCTTTTTCCTCTAAAGCCACACCTGACTATTGTGTGGATTAACTCAGTGTTTGAGAATTTGTCACCTACAGCAGCtaaaaaagtttcagtgcaCAATTGCTTAAATTCAACTCTTTTCTAACCCTGACAAGAGGAATGACATTTAACCTGATGCATTACTGAAATTCCCACAAACTGGCTTTACTTCCTGTTTAAGAAAACACTTTGTATGTAGTATGAGGATGCAGACAAGTTGTAAACATTTTGCGATGCTATAGAAGACTGTGTTCAGCGTTATTGTATCTTTTGGCCAAGACTGAGTGTTTAATGGAGCATGAAGGTGAACTTGTTTACTCTTTGAGCCGGGCAGAACAAATGGCTGCTTTGCTGACTTAGAGAAAAACAATGGATCCTCTCTGTTGAGGACATGTTCAGTTCATACAACAGAGAGAGTCCTATTGAAACAATCACACTTAACTTGATCCTCTGTCAGGGAAGaattaaacaaatcaaacaaactAATGACAATGACCCTTCAAATCACGACCTGTTCTGCAAGATATTCTGCGCATGCGCTGATGGCCAAACTAACAAATGACCTGCACAGATGCAAATGAGCTCTTCGACTCTTTGACTTTCCCTTTTGACTTAAAGCTTTCCTCAAACACCCGGGTCCAGAGTCCGGGTCTGGTCCTGTTGCCGGGCAACAGCATGTGATTGCATGACAGATGGACCTGCGCACTGTGACCACATGTGCACTGACCTGCTATCATTATGTACAGTCTGTCTGCTTTTAGCATCCTGGAAGTCTGACTATGACTCACACTGGACAAACAcggcaaaaataaatacagtaagtCCTTTAGCTCCCAACAGACTCTTTAAAACTGGGGTTCCCAACTAACTTTGAAGCATTCCTCTCTGAATATTAAAGTTACATTTGTACATCCTTACCGTCTGCGAGGAGAGTCTTGTCCCAGAGCCCCGAACACACCAACATGAAAGCGACTAAAATCACAGCCATGAGCCGCAGCTTCCCTCTTACTCCTCCTCAGGTGAGAAACAAACCGACTGAAGACGCCTTGTTGACCTACATCACCAGCTTTACTGCCTCCGTGTTCCACTTTAGTTTCACCCAGAGCCGCGGCAGCGACTGCAGACGTCAGCCTTCAACAACTGCACCTGGAAGAACCTGAACCGCTGCTCGCTATTGGCTCCCCGCGGTCACGTGACGCCCACACCGGTTCCTACCTGCGTTTCAGTGAACCTGAGTGGAGGAGAGAGCAGGAAACTGGctgaatacatctgggacaagGAAATAAACATTGATCAGCTACTTCTTTCTCATTATACAGTCTGGGTTAGAGAGGACCTTACAAACACTGAGGCTAGAGGTCCGAAAGAGAGAATATCAGGttcaaaattacacacaattcCACAGGATATATATTTGTTGTCATACgggaaataaaattacatttgcatttctttcttgtaattttacagaaaagaaaattgtTCTGGTTAATAAATATTCTTCATTAagcattaaaatttaaaacgTTTATtaagttacttttttttaaattggtgcCCCAACAACTCCACTATTGCtcctgatttttatttatttattcatttatttatttacttatttatttatttgtgttgtattacagcagtggttcttaacctgggtTCGATCGAACCCTAGGGGTTCCCCTGAGTCAGTCTCAGGGGTTCGACGGAGGTCAAGACACACACCTGACTCATATGAATCGTGATGACACGCCCTGCTGGGCCATCACTGGATGCAGGTGATCACGATACATTGCTTGGCCAATTTGTGCTGCAGGGAATTTGGTGCGCTCAGTAGTCGACTTGTGACTGTCGTGATGGTACgttgtgtgatttctttcttaatattttaatccatactaactatgttgagcaaaaaaagaaagtggtcgGACGAATATGTACAACATGGATTCACATGTATAACGGAACGTGATGGGAGTCAGCGTCCTATCTGCATGATTTGCAATGCCAAGTTAAGCAATTCTAGTCTAGCACCGGCGAAACTAAAGGAACACTTCCTTAAGCTGCATGGAGATGGGGAATACAAGAACACAAGTGATGTTAATGcacggttcattttgtgcaccagTAAAAGATATAACTATgtcttgaatttgaaaaaaaatcattttttatttttcagtaaagAAGGGTTCGGTGAATGCGCATATGAAACTGGTGGGGTTCAGTACCTCCAACAAAGTTAAGAACAACTGTATTACAGTGTAATACGGGAAGTATTATGCAATTTCTTTAATGGCTTTGCTATGGATTATATTGTCAATGTAGATTTTTCCCTGAACACATTATAAATCTGTTATAATTGTGAAGAGGGGCAAAATTTGTTAACAAGTCTGATGTTACGTCTCTTTGATGATAATGCAACTAGAATTGTTGGTCATATTTGataatgttaattttatttaatttttttctattcagtatttttttaataaccaTTTAATACCACA is a window from the Amphiprion ocellaris isolate individual 3 ecotype Okinawa chromosome 3, ASM2253959v1, whole genome shotgun sequence genome containing:
- the sigirr gene encoding single Ig IL-1-related receptor, whose product is MAVILVAFMLVCSGLWDKTLLADGQPCVDESRFKELLQFVGRQEPPYRLQCPLEPVQSQNSPQIQMTWLKNCEQLRNQEGKTYLEFAGFNLEDQGNYTCAQQGNSTASYTVRLTVKESQCSKAPEFKPSGSRTKLWRNVGSTVKLNCTALLFWDQSEDQCDTTLQWSKDSQPLTNHTHYSLNTSSWSPGADQLMVNSLLVITVRDLEDFGVYSCSVRNISTDFSLQNSDSPNHTVPVIAAAILLLFLGVAAVVYARCHLSIKLWYRNKYGDYELNDGKLYDAYISYVNNDYDRKFVNFILKPHLENKNGYKVHLNANDILPGTEPSAELLMNMSRSRRLIVLLSHAYLEQDWCSGNFRQGLLHLLELCQQPILIMLEGQSKRMRPEIKQQLSEHQHCLTILTWRHNSVTPSSAFWKELALAMPRRVVFHNESAGDPQTVLQDDKDPMLTLDPDYLDCRSDADPAGDLGLRLPVYKALACTAPVLPAAPITAAEPKPSDIDVSDLGSRNYGARSDFYCLVTEDI